The Podospora bellae-mahoneyi strain CBS 112042 chromosome 7, whole genome shotgun sequence genome includes a window with the following:
- a CDS encoding hypothetical protein (EggNog:ENOG503P03V; COG:S), whose amino-acid sequence MTPFPVLVHSYPTTPTKTLPLYEHPSPSPSPPNALIFLGGLGDGPHTVPYPLTLSHSLPPTLGFSLFQARLTSSFSAFGYSSLSQDCAEISSLVRYLRSELKKQTIVLMGHSTGCQDCMFYCTKLGELEPEEKVDGIVLQGPVSDREALVMSCCPAQLENSIAVAKKMAEEGKGEHVIDLDDMPDGWKGSPVTAYRWLSLATKGGDDDFFSSDFSDEELKTIWGELETPVLILPSEKDEWVPFKPAQVQSTVQKWASFCKPGVVSEFSGLIPGANHRVDNTEGEKWLVERVGKFLGSL is encoded by the exons AtgacccccttccccgtccTCGTCCACTCctaccccaccaccccaaccaaaaccctccccctctacgaacacccctccccctccccctcccccccaaacgccctcatcttcctcggcggcctAGGCGACGGGCCCCACACAGTCCCctaccccctcaccctctcccactccctccccccaaccctaggcttctccctcttccaagcccgtctcacctcctccttctccgccttcgggtactcctccctctctcaaGACTGCGCCGAAATCTCGTCTTTAGTCCGCTACCTCCGCTCTGAGCTCAAGAAACAGACGATCGTGCTGATGGGCCATTCCACCGGTTGCCAGGATTGCATGTTCTACTGCACCAAACTGGGAGAACTAgagccggaggagaaggttgatGGGATTGTCCTCCAAGGCCCCGTGAGCGACAGGGAGGCGTTGGTGATGAGCTGTTGCCCGGCACAGTTGGAGAACAGTATCGCGGTCGCGAAAAAGATGGCagaggaggggaaaggggagcaTGTAATCGATCTAGACGACATGCCTGACGGTTGGAAGGGGAGTCCAGTTACTGCTTATCGGTGGTTATCCCTTGCTACGAAGGG GGGAGACGACGACTTTTTCAGCTCCGACTTCTCcgacgaggagctcaagaccaTCTGGGGAGAGCTGGAAACACCGGTGTTGATCCTGCCCTCAGAAAAGGACGAGTGGGTGCCCTTCAAGCCGGCACAAGTCCAAAGCACGGTTCAAAAATGGGCGAGCTTTTGCAAGCCGGGGGTTGTGAGTGAGTTCAGCGGGTTGATCCCGGGGGCGAATCACCGGGTTGATAACACGGAG GGGGAAAagtggttggtggagagggttgggaagTTTTTGGGGTCGTTGTAA
- a CDS encoding hypothetical protein (EggNog:ENOG503NZI7; COG:S): MSRSLSQQAAADKAPVMTPRRLAPGGQRELSFAERKAQDTPPSTSSPATATGDILVRPGRKRHSRPDLVKQQNTVNFFEDAFAVSEGNTARERVHGDAIVMAEVKTNVIISDEFTLITELSYHLSTRYQRPVSSIIVTLQHGACMLFGGTFDPAYVMSIYALPSQLLPTTNKRNAALIQKHMEEAIGVAPARGFLRFVPTKEEHLACNGKTMAGEIEELEKTMNGIGLGGANVTLDEAQGAISKSLKARGKLSARPMASFRSLSAAGFHARELTPPTSADEALPTIPGSPSTSPGAAQPGVGDKEGLPREEDQPRTARKKKSFVAAIFGRSGSVKKPGHRSSLPVIRDSG, from the exons ATGAGCCGATCGCTGTCACAACAGGCTGCGGCCGACAAGGCGCCCGTCATGACCCCTAGAAGGTTGGCACCGGGAGGTCAAAGAGAATTGTCGTTTGCCGAGCGCAAAGCACAGGACACACCTCCTTCGACATCGTCTCCGGCAACTGCAACCGGAGACATACTGGTTCGTCCAGGGCGCAAAAGACACTCGAGGCCGGATCTCGTCAAGCAACAGAACACCGTCAACTTCTTTGAAGACGCTTTTGCCGTGTCCGAGGGCAACACGGCACGGGAAAGGGTACATGGGGATGCCATTGTCATGGCCGAGGTCAAGACGAATGTCATC ATCAGTGACGAGTTCACTCTCATCACCGAACTCTCATATCACCTATCCACACGGTATCAGCGCCctgtctcctccatcatcgtcacctTGCAGCACGGAGCCTGCATGCTTTTCGGAGGGACCTTTGACCCAGCCTACGTGATGTCGATATATGCGCTACCGTCGCAACTATTGCCGACAACCAACAAGCGAAATGCGGCATTGATCCAGAAACACATGGAAGAAGCGATAGGAGTAGCACCAGCGAGGGGCTTCCTGAGGTTCGTCCCTACCAAGGAAGAGCATCTGGCATGCAACGGTAAGACGATGGCtggggagattgaggagctggaaaagacAATGAATGGAATAGGTCTCGGAGGCGCCAACGTGACACTGGATGAGGCACAGGGAGCCATATCCAAAAGCTTGAAGGCCAGGGGGAAGCTGAGTGCCAGG CCTATGGCAAGCTTTCGATCATTATCAGCGGCAGGGTTCCATGCCAGAGAACTtacaccacccaccagcgCTGACGAGGCGCTTCCAACCATTCCAGGCTCACCCTCGACGTCGCCGGGGGCAGCTCAACCTGGCGTCGGAGATAAGGAAGGGCTTCCACGAGAGGAGGATCAGCCCAGGACAGCACGTAAGAAGAAGAGCTTTGTGGCTGCCATTTTCGGCCGGTCAGGTAGTGTCAAAAAGCCGGGGCATCGCTCCTCATTGCCGGTGATACGTGATTCAGGGTGA
- the IPK1 gene encoding Inositol-pentakisphosphate 2-kinase (COG:F; EggNog:ENOG503P3VH), whose product MSQSASFSSDHIPDISDFYPEKWTIKFVNEGAANLVFEVRLPPSPPSTTGSHANGHSDIFHGHLLRVPKAGAKTFPYPELLQYWDSTITPLFPPENLVQHQLVKLGQSPSKVITILDELLSKAESGRRKDFRGTRVLPDAQYGMLIEDMRSRNPSDYFVEFKPKWLSSSPSQRTRCRNCAREAYRDHLDPSHHKAHRLGILCPLDFIACRSNRGSLENVLKHIVPASASPSHRNHLADWLRTNSLLPLLQQAQAKHDPSQGVNLELAMTLRDCSLFLRISTPQDGTGQPTRIEAKLADLDKKNAAKKKKHWEELERDLVEGGFYEGKEQPREETDCLLERAAN is encoded by the exons ATGTCTCAAAGCGCAAGCTTTTCGTCTGACCATATCCCGGACATTTCGGATTTTTACCCTGAAAAATGGACCATCAAGTTCGTGAACGAGGGGGCCGCGAACCTGGTCTTTGAAGTGAGATTACCACCAAGTCCACCAAGCACGACAGGAAGCCACGCGAACGGGCACAGCGATATCTTCCATG GACACCTCCTGCGCGTCCCAAAAGCTGGCGCCAAGACATTTCCGTACCCAGAGTTACTGCAGTATTGGGATTCAACCATCACGCCCCTATTCCCACCCGAAAATCTGGTCCAACATCAACTAGTCAAACTGGGCCAAAGCCCATCCAAAGTAATCACTATTCTTGATGAGCTTCTTTCCAAAGCGGAATCCGGCCGCCGCAAGGACTTCCGTGGCACCCGAGTACTCCCGGATGCCCAGTACGGCATGCTGATAGAGGATATGCGTTCTC GAAATCCAAGTGATTATTTTGTCGAGTTCAAACCAAAGTGGCTTTCGTCTTCACCATCGCAGCGCACACGCTGCCGCAACTGTGCCCGGGAAGCCTACCGTGATCACCTTGatccctcccaccacaagGCTCACCGCCTGGGCATCCTCTGTCCCCTGGACTTCATCGCCTGTCGGAGTAACCGGGGGAGTTTGGAAAACGTCTTGAAGCACATCGTCCCTGCGTCAGCCTCGCCGTCTCATCGCAATCACCTCGCCGACTGGTTGAGGACCAACAGTCTCCTGCCACTCCTGCAGCAAGCCCAGGCGAAACATGATCCGAGCCAGGGTGTTAACCTGGAGCTGGCAATGACGCTCCGGGACTGCAGCCTGTTTCTCAGGATATCCACCCCCCAAGATGGAACAGGGCAACCGACGAGGATAGAAGCCAAACTAGCCGACCTCGACAAAAAGAACgctgccaagaagaagaagcactGGGAGGAGCTCGAGCGGGATCTTGTGGAAGGCGGGTTCTACGAGGGAAAGGAGCAGCCAAGGGAGGAGACGGACTGTTTACTTGAGCGCGCAGCTAATTGA
- a CDS encoding hypothetical protein (EggNog:ENOG503P4IG) → MEKTATASAHSAAPSFQTHVEPDLHLQSKMKSLGTINTLRLGATALALGMSLTVLGTAGNTLRVYEETHVLMPHYLPLWPEHFNIRPTISLVVGSVFVILASIASLACSKITTLRNKTILHTSTTLAAPVVGLIAALISVVFFYAANSSDTVDTFTSWTCRWRDVPMGQQPHWGTLCGQSYAGLYLAILLIPVEVVGLGLGVWEKRVGGYVEGYQGARKSPALS, encoded by the exons ATGGAGAAAACAGCCACAGCCTCCGCCCACTCAGCGGCCCCCTCGTTCCAAACCCACGTCGAACCcgacctccacctccaatcCAAAATGAAGTCCCTCGGCACAATCAACACCCTCCGACTAGGcgccaccgccctcgccctaGGAATGAGCCTCACCGTCCTGGGAACGGCGGGCAACACCCTCCGCGTCTACGAGGAAACCCACGTCCTGATGCCTCACTACCTCCCCCTCTGGCCAGAGCATTTCAACATCCGACCtaccatctccctcgtcgtTGGCAGCGTGTTTGTCATCCTCGCCAGTATTGCCTCTCTGGCCTGCTCCAAGATCACCACT TTGAGGAATAAAACAATCCTccacacctccaccaccctcgccgcaCCAGTCGTGGGGTTGATTGCGGCGCTGATCTCGGTTGTCTTCTTCTACGCGGCGAATTCGTCGGACACAGTGGACACGTTTACTTCTTGGACTTGCAGGTGGAGGGATGTGCCCAtggggcagcagccgcaTTGGGGGACGTTGTGCGGGCAGAGCTATGCGGGGTTGTATCTGGCTATTTTGCTGATTccggttgaggtggtggggttggggttaggggtttgggagaagagggtgggcGGTTATGTGGAGGGGTATCAGGGGGCTAGGAAGAGTCCTGCTTTGTCTTAA